In Sorghum bicolor cultivar BTx623 chromosome 8, Sorghum_bicolor_NCBIv3, whole genome shotgun sequence, one genomic interval encodes:
- the LOC8068074 gene encoding uncharacterized protein LOC8068074, whose translation MDSDSDSHSNSSEESSSPSHALPHIPPIEAIWEFINDPIEEKIVAQIAAQIEKQERGESSQHQRLSRRYIVRDREAGQNRLIRDYFSTNPVYTDEQFRRRYRMRRHLFLQIVQALNDWSPYFQQRSDATGKLGFSPLHKCTVAMRMLAYGTCADMWDENLRIAETTIIECLNKFCEGVIALYAEKYLRRPNIDDIQRLLRVGEARGFPGMLGSLDCMHWQWKNCPVAWKGQFTRGDYKKATVMLEAVASHDLWIWHAFFGTAGSNNDINVLNQSTIFTEVLQGRAPEVQFVVNGNVYNMGYYLTDGIYPEWATFVKSLPKPLSEKDKVFANKQAEVRKDVECAFGVLQARFAIVRNPARMWTREALSQIMYACIILHNMIIEDERDSYGARNDHVYDQTNSTALVNYQHGPINEFAKMLEINTAIHDRSMHRRLKADLTEHIWQRFGSTQDQDTD comes from the coding sequence ATGGACTCAGATTCAGACTCCCATTCCAACTCTTCTGAAGAGTCATCTAGCCCTTCTCATGCTCTTCCACATATTCCACCTATTGAGGCCATTTGGGAATTTATCAATGATCCAATTGAAGAAAAGATTGTAGCACAGATTGCAGCTCAAATAGAAAAGCAAGAGAGAGGTGAATCGAGTCAACATCAAAGGCTTTCTCGAAGGTACATTGTGAGAGATCGTGAAGCTGGGCAGAATCGGTTGATTAGAGACTACTTCTCCACCAATCCAGTGTATACCGATGAGCAGTTTAGGCGTAGGTATCGAATGAGACGCCATTTGTTTCTTCAAATTGTGCAAGCACTCAATGATTGGTCACCTTACTTTCAACAAAGAAGTGATGCCACTGGTAAGTTAGGTTTCTCACCTTTGCATAAATGCACGGTTGCTATGCGGATGTTGGCATATGGAACTTGTGCAGACATGTGGGATGAAAATTTGAGAATTGCTGAAACTACAATCATTGAATGCTTGAATAAATTCTGTGAAGGAGTGATAGCCTTGTATGCTGAGAAATACCTTAGAAGGCCTAACATAGATGACATTCAGAGATTGCTTCGAGTGGGGGAAGCTCGAGGTTTTCCAGGAATGTTAGGAAGCCTTGATTGTATGCATTGGCAGTGGAAGAACTGCCCGGTGGCATGGAAGGGGCAATTCACTCGTGGTGATTATAAAAAGGCCACTGTCATGCTAGAAGCTGTTGCTTCCCATGATCTCTGGATATGGCATGCCTTTTTTGGTACTGCAGGATCAAATAATGATATTAATGTGCTGAATCAATCAACAATATTCACAGAAGTATTGCAAGGGAGAGCTCCAGAAGTCCAGTTTGTGGTTAATGGCAATGTGTACAACATGGGCTATTATCTAACTGATGGAATTTATCCTGAGTGGGCCACATTTGTGAAATCATTACCTAAGCCTTTAAGTGAGAAGGATAAAGTTTTTGCCAACAAACAGGCAGAAGTAAGAAAAGATGtggaatgtgcatttggtgtcttGCAAGCTCGATTTGCTATTGTACGTAACCCAGCTCGTATGTGGACTAGGGAAGCACTTTCTCAGATCATGTATGCTTGTATTATATTGCACAACATGATCATAGAGGATGAACGGGATTCTTATGGGGCTCGCAATGATCACGTCTATGATCAGACAAACTCCACTGCCTTGGTCAATTATCAGCATGGGCCCATTAACGAGTTTGCTAAGATGCTTGAGATAAACACAGCCATTCATGACAGGTCTATGCATCGTCGCCTGAAGGCTGACTTGACAGAGCATATATGGCAAAGATTTGGAAGTACACAAGATCAGGATACAGACTAG
- the LOC8068075 gene encoding uncharacterized protein LOC8068075 isoform X2, with protein sequence MSHSSEEDARRRAVVEVYLPENLVAASDATAVSEEVRGTSASASASSAAPTEASLIAEAIAKLPPDLVCMAEDKKRKAKSADPGWKYGFWPDPGKKEFIQCIFCEKVVPAGIKRFKQHLAGGFCDAVQCHKAPELVRREMNCYLAKRSRAQVPQNQDTGVESETEEDTVEVGGSGSAAAPAAQPAAHTSVKVPNSGTKSKQGKKIAQASMGNFVVSAPPKPQTQKHSKSVSSLLCKSPEEVVAERHKSKMSQPTLEYSTKSKEAKQIVDDHVADFFYENGISLNAINSRSWEIMLESIGQYGPGYRSPSYHQIRNPLLDRAVNKTEELKKKHEQSWKEYGCTIMTDGWTDTSHRHLINFLANIPAGTFFLGSVDASSEIANASLLADLLEKQIDKVGKENVVQIVTDNGANFKAAGRILMERVLTLFWTPCAAHCLDLMMEDIGKIREFSSCINSAKKVCRFIYKHGRILDLMREKIGGDLVRPAVTRFATSYLTLASMHKNKAGLRSMFVSEEWQSHNLSKSSEGRRAENTVLSIDFWKKVEYCIKATQPLLIALRIADGDETPALPKIMAAMDVAKKTIKETLADKQSLLDAVMECYGKRWENQMEQKLYGAGLFLNPGKYFAIKEKDMRQARKLRCMFNDIVWKMVPDESEARKISKQADDYDRAGGESFSKRLAIIERNNKNPVLWWDAFGVHAFELQSLAKRIVSLCCSASGCERNWSAFAHVSAIFYGCRTAGIGKGRQGQIHQEMIAVVMKKRRTELHQNRRKMQVEHQEQMKKWRTREWRKTPADLEQMMEMMNSMWM encoded by the exons ATGAGTCACTCATCTGAAG AAGATGCTCGACGTCGTGCAGTTGTGGAGGTCTATTTACCTGAGAACCTTGTAGCTGCGAGTGATGCTACTGCTGTCTCAGAAGAGGTTCGGGGTACTTCTGCTTCTGCATCAGCATCATCAGCTGCCCCAACTGAAGCATCCCTGATAGCTGAAGCCATAGCTAAATTGCCACCAGATCTTGTTTGCATGGCCGaagataagaagaggaaggcgaAATCAGCAGATCCTGGATGGAAATATGGGTTTTGGCCAGATCCAGGAAAGAAAGAGTTCATCCAGTGTATTTTCTGTGAAAAGGTTGTTCCTGCAGGAATTAAAAGGTTTAAGCAGCACCTTGCTGGAGGCTTTTGTGATGCTGTGCAATGTCATAAAGCACCTGAACTAGTTAGGCGTGAGATGAATTGTTACTTGGCCAAAAGGTCAAGGGCTCAGGTACCTCAGAATCAGGACACTGGGGTGGAATCAGAAACAGAAGAAGACACAGTTGAAGTTGGTGGCAGTGGTTCTGCTGCTGCCCCTGCTGCTCAACCAGCTGCTCATACCTCAGTGAAAGTTCCCAATTCTGGGACAAAATCAAAGCAAGGGAAAAAGATAGCTCAAGCATCAATGGGAAATTTTGTGGTTTCTGCTCCACCAAAACCTCAAACACAGAAGCATTCCAAGTCAGTGAGTTCTTTGCTTTGCAAGAGTCCAGAAGAAGTGGTTGCAGAAAGGCACAAGTCCAAGATGTCACAGCCCACTCTTGAGTACTCCACGAAGAGCAAGGAAGCAAAGCAAATTGTAGATGACCATGTGGCTGATTTTTTTTATGAGAATGGGATATCATTAAATGCTATTAACTCAAGAAGTTGGGAAATTATGTTGGAGTCCATTGGGCAATATGGTCCTGGGTATCGCTCACCTTCATACCATCAGATTAGGAATCCACTACTTGATAGGGCAGTGAACAAGACAGAGGAGCTAAAAAAGAAGCATGAGCAATCATGGAAGGAATATGGCTGCACCATCATGACAGATGGATGGACTGACACTAGCCACCGTCATCTCATCAACTTCCTTGCCAATATCCCAGCTGGAACATTCTTCTTAGGTTCAGTTGACGCTTCAAGTGAGATAGCTAATGCTTCTTTGCTAGCAGACTTGTTGGAGAAACAAATTGACAAGGTTGGGAAGGAGAATGTGGTGCAAATTGTCACAGATAATGGTGCAAACTTTAAGGCTGCTGGAAGAATTCTTATGGAGAGGGTCCTAACTTTGTTTTGGACACCATGTGCTGCCCACTGTTTGGATTTGATGATGGAGGACATTGGGAAGATACGTGAGTTTAGCTCTTGCATTAATTCAGCTAAGAAGGTGTGTAGGTTTATCTACAAACATGGGAGGATCCTGGATCTTATGCGAGAGAAGATTGGTGGTGATCTTGTAAGGCCTGCTGTTACTCGCTTTGCTACTTCCTATCTCACATTAGCAAGCATGCATAAGAACAAAGCGGGTCTGAGGAGTATGTTTGTGAGTGAAGAATGGCAGTCCCACAACTTGTCAAAGTCTTCTGAAGGGCGGAGGGCTGAGAACACAGTCCTTTCCATAGATTTTTGGAAAAAAGTGGAGTACTGTATAAAAGCAACACAACCCCTTCTCATTGCTTTGAGAATAGCTGATGGTGACGAAACACCAGCACTCCCTAAGATAATGGCAGCAATGGATGTTGCAAAGAAGACCATCAAGGAAACTTTGGCAGACAAACAATCTTTACTGGATGCAGTAATGGAATGCTATGGCAAGAGATGGGAAAACCAGATGGAGCAAAAGCTATATGGAGCAGGCCTCTTCTTAAATCCAGGAAAGTACTTTGCCATAAAGGAAAAGGATATGAGACAAGCTAGAAAGCTAAGGTGCATGTTCAATGACATTGTATGGAAGATGGTGCCAGATGAGAGTGAAGcgaggaaaataagcaaacaagCTGATGATTATGACAGGGCTGGGGGTGAATCTTTCTCAAAGAGGTTAGCAATAATAGAGAGGAATAACAAAAATCCTG TTCTGTGGTGGGATGCTTTTGGTGTCCATGCATTCGAGCTACAGAGTTTAGCAAAACGCATTGTAAGTCTATGCTGTTCGGCATCTGGTTGTGAGCGCAACTGGAGCGCATTTGCTCATGTAAGTGCAATTTTCTATGGCTGCAGgactgcag GAATAGGAAAAGGAAGACAAGGTCAGATACACCAGGAGATGATAGCAGTGGTCATGAAGAAGAGGAGGACAGAGCTGCACCAAAACAGGCGCAAGATGCAAGTGGAGCACCAGGAGCAGATGAAGAAATGGAGGACCAGGGAGTGGAGGAAGACTCCAGCGGACCTGGAAcaaatgatggaaatgatgaattccATGTGGATGTAG
- the LOC8068075 gene encoding uncharacterized protein LOC8068075 isoform X3, which produces MFVWLCCFAEDARRRAVVEVYLPENLVAASDATAVSEEVRGTSASASASSAAPTEASLIAEAIAKLPPDLVCMAEDKKRKAKSADPGWKYGFWPDPGKKEFIQCIFCEKVVPAGIKRFKQHLAGGFCDAVQCHKAPELVRREMNCYLAKRSRAQVPQNQDTGVESETEEDTVEVGGSGSAAAPAAQPAAHTSVKVPNSGTKSKQGKKIAQASMGNFVVSAPPKPQTQKHSKSVSSLLCKSPEEVVAERHKSKMSQPTLEYSTKSKEAKQIVDDHVADFFYENGISLNAINSRSWEIMLESIGQYGPGYRSPSYHQIRNPLLDRAVNKTEELKKKHEQSWKEYGCTIMTDGWTDTSHRHLINFLANIPAGTFFLGSVDASSEIANASLLADLLEKQIDKVGKENVVQIVTDNGANFKAAGRILMERVLTLFWTPCAAHCLDLMMEDIGKIREFSSCINSAKKVCRFIYKHGRILDLMREKIGGDLVRPAVTRFATSYLTLASMHKNKAGLRSMFVSEEWQSHNLSKSSEGRRAENTVLSIDFWKKVEYCIKATQPLLIALRIADGDETPALPKIMAAMDVAKKTIKETLADKQSLLDAVMECYGKRWENQMEQKLYGAGLFLNPGKYFAIKEKDMRQARKLRCMFNDIVWKMVPDESEARKISKQADDYDRAGGESFSKRLAIIERNNKNPVLWWDAFGVHAFELQSLAKRIVSLCCSASGCERNWSAFAHVHTKKRNHLEHARLNKLVYVSYNRRMTNKFQKIRELGSKGKRSNPLLLEEFQWENEWVKGPKG; this is translated from the exons ATGTTTGTTTGGCTATGCTGCTTTGCAGAAGATGCTCGACGTCGTGCAGTTGTGGAGGTCTATTTACCTGAGAACCTTGTAGCTGCGAGTGATGCTACTGCTGTCTCAGAAGAGGTTCGGGGTACTTCTGCTTCTGCATCAGCATCATCAGCTGCCCCAACTGAAGCATCCCTGATAGCTGAAGCCATAGCTAAATTGCCACCAGATCTTGTTTGCATGGCCGaagataagaagaggaaggcgaAATCAGCAGATCCTGGATGGAAATATGGGTTTTGGCCAGATCCAGGAAAGAAAGAGTTCATCCAGTGTATTTTCTGTGAAAAGGTTGTTCCTGCAGGAATTAAAAGGTTTAAGCAGCACCTTGCTGGAGGCTTTTGTGATGCTGTGCAATGTCATAAAGCACCTGAACTAGTTAGGCGTGAGATGAATTGTTACTTGGCCAAAAGGTCAAGGGCTCAGGTACCTCAGAATCAGGACACTGGGGTGGAATCAGAAACAGAAGAAGACACAGTTGAAGTTGGTGGCAGTGGTTCTGCTGCTGCCCCTGCTGCTCAACCAGCTGCTCATACCTCAGTGAAAGTTCCCAATTCTGGGACAAAATCAAAGCAAGGGAAAAAGATAGCTCAAGCATCAATGGGAAATTTTGTGGTTTCTGCTCCACCAAAACCTCAAACACAGAAGCATTCCAAGTCAGTGAGTTCTTTGCTTTGCAAGAGTCCAGAAGAAGTGGTTGCAGAAAGGCACAAGTCCAAGATGTCACAGCCCACTCTTGAGTACTCCACGAAGAGCAAGGAAGCAAAGCAAATTGTAGATGACCATGTGGCTGATTTTTTTTATGAGAATGGGATATCATTAAATGCTATTAACTCAAGAAGTTGGGAAATTATGTTGGAGTCCATTGGGCAATATGGTCCTGGGTATCGCTCACCTTCATACCATCAGATTAGGAATCCACTACTTGATAGGGCAGTGAACAAGACAGAGGAGCTAAAAAAGAAGCATGAGCAATCATGGAAGGAATATGGCTGCACCATCATGACAGATGGATGGACTGACACTAGCCACCGTCATCTCATCAACTTCCTTGCCAATATCCCAGCTGGAACATTCTTCTTAGGTTCAGTTGACGCTTCAAGTGAGATAGCTAATGCTTCTTTGCTAGCAGACTTGTTGGAGAAACAAATTGACAAGGTTGGGAAGGAGAATGTGGTGCAAATTGTCACAGATAATGGTGCAAACTTTAAGGCTGCTGGAAGAATTCTTATGGAGAGGGTCCTAACTTTGTTTTGGACACCATGTGCTGCCCACTGTTTGGATTTGATGATGGAGGACATTGGGAAGATACGTGAGTTTAGCTCTTGCATTAATTCAGCTAAGAAGGTGTGTAGGTTTATCTACAAACATGGGAGGATCCTGGATCTTATGCGAGAGAAGATTGGTGGTGATCTTGTAAGGCCTGCTGTTACTCGCTTTGCTACTTCCTATCTCACATTAGCAAGCATGCATAAGAACAAAGCGGGTCTGAGGAGTATGTTTGTGAGTGAAGAATGGCAGTCCCACAACTTGTCAAAGTCTTCTGAAGGGCGGAGGGCTGAGAACACAGTCCTTTCCATAGATTTTTGGAAAAAAGTGGAGTACTGTATAAAAGCAACACAACCCCTTCTCATTGCTTTGAGAATAGCTGATGGTGACGAAACACCAGCACTCCCTAAGATAATGGCAGCAATGGATGTTGCAAAGAAGACCATCAAGGAAACTTTGGCAGACAAACAATCTTTACTGGATGCAGTAATGGAATGCTATGGCAAGAGATGGGAAAACCAGATGGAGCAAAAGCTATATGGAGCAGGCCTCTTCTTAAATCCAGGAAAGTACTTTGCCATAAAGGAAAAGGATATGAGACAAGCTAGAAAGCTAAGGTGCATGTTCAATGACATTGTATGGAAGATGGTGCCAGATGAGAGTGAAGcgaggaaaataagcaaacaagCTGATGATTATGACAGGGCTGGGGGTGAATCTTTCTCAAAGAGGTTAGCAATAATAGAGAGGAATAACAAAAATCCTG TTCTGTGGTGGGATGCTTTTGGTGTCCATGCATTCGAGCTACAGAGTTTAGCAAAACGCATTGTAAGTCTATGCTGTTCGGCATCTGGTTGTGAGCGCAACTGGAGCGCATTTGCTCAT GTGCATACTAAAAAGAGGAACCATCTGGAGCATGCTAGGTTGAATAAGTTAGTCTATGTTAGCTACAATCGTAGGATGACTAACAAGTTTCAGAAAATTCGAGAGCTCGGTTCTAAAGGCAAGAGATCCAACCCATTGCTGCTAGAAGAATTTCAATGGGAAAATGAGTGGGTGAAAGGTCCAaaaggctag
- the LOC8068075 gene encoding uncharacterized protein LOC8068075 isoform X1: MFVWLCCFAEDARRRAVVEVYLPENLVAASDATAVSEEVRGTSASASASSAAPTEASLIAEAIAKLPPDLVCMAEDKKRKAKSADPGWKYGFWPDPGKKEFIQCIFCEKVVPAGIKRFKQHLAGGFCDAVQCHKAPELVRREMNCYLAKRSRAQVPQNQDTGVESETEEDTVEVGGSGSAAAPAAQPAAHTSVKVPNSGTKSKQGKKIAQASMGNFVVSAPPKPQTQKHSKSVSSLLCKSPEEVVAERHKSKMSQPTLEYSTKSKEAKQIVDDHVADFFYENGISLNAINSRSWEIMLESIGQYGPGYRSPSYHQIRNPLLDRAVNKTEELKKKHEQSWKEYGCTIMTDGWTDTSHRHLINFLANIPAGTFFLGSVDASSEIANASLLADLLEKQIDKVGKENVVQIVTDNGANFKAAGRILMERVLTLFWTPCAAHCLDLMMEDIGKIREFSSCINSAKKVCRFIYKHGRILDLMREKIGGDLVRPAVTRFATSYLTLASMHKNKAGLRSMFVSEEWQSHNLSKSSEGRRAENTVLSIDFWKKVEYCIKATQPLLIALRIADGDETPALPKIMAAMDVAKKTIKETLADKQSLLDAVMECYGKRWENQMEQKLYGAGLFLNPGKYFAIKEKDMRQARKLRCMFNDIVWKMVPDESEARKISKQADDYDRAGGESFSKRLAIIERNNKNPVLWWDAFGVHAFELQSLAKRIVSLCCSASGCERNWSAFAHVSAIFYGCRTAGIGKGRQGQIHQEMIAVVMKKRRTELHQNRRKMQVEHQEQMKKWRTREWRKTPADLEQMMEMMNSMWM; the protein is encoded by the exons ATGTTTGTTTGGCTATGCTGCTTTGCAGAAGATGCTCGACGTCGTGCAGTTGTGGAGGTCTATTTACCTGAGAACCTTGTAGCTGCGAGTGATGCTACTGCTGTCTCAGAAGAGGTTCGGGGTACTTCTGCTTCTGCATCAGCATCATCAGCTGCCCCAACTGAAGCATCCCTGATAGCTGAAGCCATAGCTAAATTGCCACCAGATCTTGTTTGCATGGCCGaagataagaagaggaaggcgaAATCAGCAGATCCTGGATGGAAATATGGGTTTTGGCCAGATCCAGGAAAGAAAGAGTTCATCCAGTGTATTTTCTGTGAAAAGGTTGTTCCTGCAGGAATTAAAAGGTTTAAGCAGCACCTTGCTGGAGGCTTTTGTGATGCTGTGCAATGTCATAAAGCACCTGAACTAGTTAGGCGTGAGATGAATTGTTACTTGGCCAAAAGGTCAAGGGCTCAGGTACCTCAGAATCAGGACACTGGGGTGGAATCAGAAACAGAAGAAGACACAGTTGAAGTTGGTGGCAGTGGTTCTGCTGCTGCCCCTGCTGCTCAACCAGCTGCTCATACCTCAGTGAAAGTTCCCAATTCTGGGACAAAATCAAAGCAAGGGAAAAAGATAGCTCAAGCATCAATGGGAAATTTTGTGGTTTCTGCTCCACCAAAACCTCAAACACAGAAGCATTCCAAGTCAGTGAGTTCTTTGCTTTGCAAGAGTCCAGAAGAAGTGGTTGCAGAAAGGCACAAGTCCAAGATGTCACAGCCCACTCTTGAGTACTCCACGAAGAGCAAGGAAGCAAAGCAAATTGTAGATGACCATGTGGCTGATTTTTTTTATGAGAATGGGATATCATTAAATGCTATTAACTCAAGAAGTTGGGAAATTATGTTGGAGTCCATTGGGCAATATGGTCCTGGGTATCGCTCACCTTCATACCATCAGATTAGGAATCCACTACTTGATAGGGCAGTGAACAAGACAGAGGAGCTAAAAAAGAAGCATGAGCAATCATGGAAGGAATATGGCTGCACCATCATGACAGATGGATGGACTGACACTAGCCACCGTCATCTCATCAACTTCCTTGCCAATATCCCAGCTGGAACATTCTTCTTAGGTTCAGTTGACGCTTCAAGTGAGATAGCTAATGCTTCTTTGCTAGCAGACTTGTTGGAGAAACAAATTGACAAGGTTGGGAAGGAGAATGTGGTGCAAATTGTCACAGATAATGGTGCAAACTTTAAGGCTGCTGGAAGAATTCTTATGGAGAGGGTCCTAACTTTGTTTTGGACACCATGTGCTGCCCACTGTTTGGATTTGATGATGGAGGACATTGGGAAGATACGTGAGTTTAGCTCTTGCATTAATTCAGCTAAGAAGGTGTGTAGGTTTATCTACAAACATGGGAGGATCCTGGATCTTATGCGAGAGAAGATTGGTGGTGATCTTGTAAGGCCTGCTGTTACTCGCTTTGCTACTTCCTATCTCACATTAGCAAGCATGCATAAGAACAAAGCGGGTCTGAGGAGTATGTTTGTGAGTGAAGAATGGCAGTCCCACAACTTGTCAAAGTCTTCTGAAGGGCGGAGGGCTGAGAACACAGTCCTTTCCATAGATTTTTGGAAAAAAGTGGAGTACTGTATAAAAGCAACACAACCCCTTCTCATTGCTTTGAGAATAGCTGATGGTGACGAAACACCAGCACTCCCTAAGATAATGGCAGCAATGGATGTTGCAAAGAAGACCATCAAGGAAACTTTGGCAGACAAACAATCTTTACTGGATGCAGTAATGGAATGCTATGGCAAGAGATGGGAAAACCAGATGGAGCAAAAGCTATATGGAGCAGGCCTCTTCTTAAATCCAGGAAAGTACTTTGCCATAAAGGAAAAGGATATGAGACAAGCTAGAAAGCTAAGGTGCATGTTCAATGACATTGTATGGAAGATGGTGCCAGATGAGAGTGAAGcgaggaaaataagcaaacaagCTGATGATTATGACAGGGCTGGGGGTGAATCTTTCTCAAAGAGGTTAGCAATAATAGAGAGGAATAACAAAAATCCTG TTCTGTGGTGGGATGCTTTTGGTGTCCATGCATTCGAGCTACAGAGTTTAGCAAAACGCATTGTAAGTCTATGCTGTTCGGCATCTGGTTGTGAGCGCAACTGGAGCGCATTTGCTCATGTAAGTGCAATTTTCTATGGCTGCAGgactgcag GAATAGGAAAAGGAAGACAAGGTCAGATACACCAGGAGATGATAGCAGTGGTCATGAAGAAGAGGAGGACAGAGCTGCACCAAAACAGGCGCAAGATGCAAGTGGAGCACCAGGAGCAGATGAAGAAATGGAGGACCAGGGAGTGGAGGAAGACTCCAGCGGACCTGGAAcaaatgatggaaatgatgaattccATGTGGATGTAG
- the LOC8068075 gene encoding uncharacterized protein LOC8068075 isoform X4 — MFVWLCCFAEDARRRAVVEVYLPENLVAASDATAVSEEVRGTSASASASSAAPTEASLIAEAIAKLPPDLVCMAEDKKRKAKSADPGWKYGFWPDPGKKEFIQCIFCEKVVPAGIKRFKQHLAGGFCDAVQCHKAPELVRREMNCYLAKRSRAQVPQNQDTGVESETEEDTVEVGGSGSAAAPAAQPAAHTSVKVPNSGTKSKQGKKIAQASMGNFVVSAPPKPQTQKHSKSVSSLLCKSPEEVVAERHKSKMSQPTLEYSTKSKEAKQIVDDHVADFFYENGISLNAINSRSWEIMLESIGQYGPGYRSPSYHQIRNPLLDRAVNKTEELKKKHEQSWKEYGCTIMTDGWTDTSHRHLINFLANIPAGTFFLGSVDASSEIANASLLADLLEKQIDKVGKENVVQIVTDNGANFKAAGRILMERVLTLFWTPCAAHCLDLMMEDIGKIREFSSCINSAKKVCRFIYKHGRILDLMREKIGGDLVRPAVTRFATSYLTLASMHKNKAGLRSMFVSEEWQSHNLSKSSEGRRAENTVLSIDFWKKVEYCIKATQPLLIALRIADGDETPALPKIMAAMDVAKKTIKETLADKQSLLDAVMECYGKRWENQMEQKLYGAGLFLNPGKYFAIKEKDMRQARKLRCMFNDIVWKMVPDESEARKISKQADDYDRAGGESFSKRLAIIERNNKNPVLWWDAFGVHAFELQSLAKRIVSLCCSASGCERNWSAFAHPQVRSQRSPLGISKLQLQVSGQITMIMIHYAMNSYIYIIYI, encoded by the exons ATGTTTGTTTGGCTATGCTGCTTTGCAGAAGATGCTCGACGTCGTGCAGTTGTGGAGGTCTATTTACCTGAGAACCTTGTAGCTGCGAGTGATGCTACTGCTGTCTCAGAAGAGGTTCGGGGTACTTCTGCTTCTGCATCAGCATCATCAGCTGCCCCAACTGAAGCATCCCTGATAGCTGAAGCCATAGCTAAATTGCCACCAGATCTTGTTTGCATGGCCGaagataagaagaggaaggcgaAATCAGCAGATCCTGGATGGAAATATGGGTTTTGGCCAGATCCAGGAAAGAAAGAGTTCATCCAGTGTATTTTCTGTGAAAAGGTTGTTCCTGCAGGAATTAAAAGGTTTAAGCAGCACCTTGCTGGAGGCTTTTGTGATGCTGTGCAATGTCATAAAGCACCTGAACTAGTTAGGCGTGAGATGAATTGTTACTTGGCCAAAAGGTCAAGGGCTCAGGTACCTCAGAATCAGGACACTGGGGTGGAATCAGAAACAGAAGAAGACACAGTTGAAGTTGGTGGCAGTGGTTCTGCTGCTGCCCCTGCTGCTCAACCAGCTGCTCATACCTCAGTGAAAGTTCCCAATTCTGGGACAAAATCAAAGCAAGGGAAAAAGATAGCTCAAGCATCAATGGGAAATTTTGTGGTTTCTGCTCCACCAAAACCTCAAACACAGAAGCATTCCAAGTCAGTGAGTTCTTTGCTTTGCAAGAGTCCAGAAGAAGTGGTTGCAGAAAGGCACAAGTCCAAGATGTCACAGCCCACTCTTGAGTACTCCACGAAGAGCAAGGAAGCAAAGCAAATTGTAGATGACCATGTGGCTGATTTTTTTTATGAGAATGGGATATCATTAAATGCTATTAACTCAAGAAGTTGGGAAATTATGTTGGAGTCCATTGGGCAATATGGTCCTGGGTATCGCTCACCTTCATACCATCAGATTAGGAATCCACTACTTGATAGGGCAGTGAACAAGACAGAGGAGCTAAAAAAGAAGCATGAGCAATCATGGAAGGAATATGGCTGCACCATCATGACAGATGGATGGACTGACACTAGCCACCGTCATCTCATCAACTTCCTTGCCAATATCCCAGCTGGAACATTCTTCTTAGGTTCAGTTGACGCTTCAAGTGAGATAGCTAATGCTTCTTTGCTAGCAGACTTGTTGGAGAAACAAATTGACAAGGTTGGGAAGGAGAATGTGGTGCAAATTGTCACAGATAATGGTGCAAACTTTAAGGCTGCTGGAAGAATTCTTATGGAGAGGGTCCTAACTTTGTTTTGGACACCATGTGCTGCCCACTGTTTGGATTTGATGATGGAGGACATTGGGAAGATACGTGAGTTTAGCTCTTGCATTAATTCAGCTAAGAAGGTGTGTAGGTTTATCTACAAACATGGGAGGATCCTGGATCTTATGCGAGAGAAGATTGGTGGTGATCTTGTAAGGCCTGCTGTTACTCGCTTTGCTACTTCCTATCTCACATTAGCAAGCATGCATAAGAACAAAGCGGGTCTGAGGAGTATGTTTGTGAGTGAAGAATGGCAGTCCCACAACTTGTCAAAGTCTTCTGAAGGGCGGAGGGCTGAGAACACAGTCCTTTCCATAGATTTTTGGAAAAAAGTGGAGTACTGTATAAAAGCAACACAACCCCTTCTCATTGCTTTGAGAATAGCTGATGGTGACGAAACACCAGCACTCCCTAAGATAATGGCAGCAATGGATGTTGCAAAGAAGACCATCAAGGAAACTTTGGCAGACAAACAATCTTTACTGGATGCAGTAATGGAATGCTATGGCAAGAGATGGGAAAACCAGATGGAGCAAAAGCTATATGGAGCAGGCCTCTTCTTAAATCCAGGAAAGTACTTTGCCATAAAGGAAAAGGATATGAGACAAGCTAGAAAGCTAAGGTGCATGTTCAATGACATTGTATGGAAGATGGTGCCAGATGAGAGTGAAGcgaggaaaataagcaaacaagCTGATGATTATGACAGGGCTGGGGGTGAATCTTTCTCAAAGAGGTTAGCAATAATAGAGAGGAATAACAAAAATCCTG TTCTGTGGTGGGATGCTTTTGGTGTCCATGCATTCGAGCTACAGAGTTTAGCAAAACGCATTGTAAGTCTATGCTGTTCGGCATCTGGTTGTGAGCGCAACTGGAGCGCATTTGCTCAT CCACAAGTCAGGAGTCAACGCTCACCATTAGGCATCAGCAAGCTGCAATTACAGGTAAGTGGCCAAATTACCATGATAATGATTCATTATGCCATGAATTCTTATAtttacatcatatatatatag